A region from the Aegilops tauschii subsp. strangulata cultivar AL8/78 chromosome 5, Aet v6.0, whole genome shotgun sequence genome encodes:
- the LOC141023112 gene encoding uncharacterized protein codes for MARRSSISPLTTMVGRWFSSRKTRHNHEAGSSSGRCRRSTTPPPPPPPPPPRAFHISPDGALPRQRPYVKADVYQRYWETGTPLPWSDAHLPNNWHLSMDRVPILPVAVSGRARRKEINRRRARLPPDLVNDWRYALDLPL; via the coding sequence ATGGCCCGCCGCTCCTCCATCTCCCCGCTGACGACAATGGTGGGTCGTTGGTTCTCCAGCCGCAAGACGAGGCACAACCACGAGGCCGGGTCGTCGTCCGGCCGCTGTCGCCGCTCCACTACTccgcctccacctccacctccgcctccaccaCGCGCCTTCCACATCTCGCCGGACGGCGCCCTGCCTCGCCAGCGGCCGTACGTCAAGGCCGATGTCTACCAGAGGTACTGGGAGACGGGCACGCCGCTGCCGTGGAGCGACGCGCACCTCCCCAACAACTGGCACCTCTCCATGGATCGGGTTCCCATCCTGCCGGTCGCGGTGAGCGGTCGCGCCCGCCGGAAGGAGATCAACCGTCGCCGCGCCCGCCTGCCGCCGGACCTCGTCAACGATTGGAGGTACGCCCTCGACTTGCCGCTCTAG